The genome window ACCGCTGCCATGGCGCCGAGGAGCGGATCCTGGGTGGCCTGGTGGTGAAGATGGGCACCGAGCGCACCCGTGCCGCCATTGCCGGCCTGCGTCACCGGATCTTTCTCATCGGCCTGTTGGGCATCGGCGCCATCATCGGCCTGACCTTCGCCATCCTCAGCCAGGTGGTGACCGGACCTCTGGGGCTTCTGGCCCGGCGGATGCGGCAGTTCCCGGCCCGGCTGGACGGCACCGAGGCCGAAGCGCCCGTCGATCCGAACCGCACCGACGAGATCGGTCATCTCTTGGCCGCCTTTGCCGAGATGACCCGGGAGATCCAGGCCAAGGAGGAGGCGGTGCACGAGGCCAACCGGGAGCTGGCGGCCGCCAACCGGGAGCTGGAGGCCTTCGCCTACTCGGTCTCCCATGACCTGCGGGCACCGTTGCGCAACATCGACGGCTTTGCCAAGATCCTCCTGGACGAGTACGCTGCGGTCCTGGACGACCGGGGCCGGCACTATCTGGACCGGGTCCGCTACGGCACCGACCGCATGGCCATGCTGATCGACGACATGCTGACCTTCTCCCGGGCCGGCCGGGTGGAGCTGCACCTGCGGCCGGCACCAGCCAATATCGTGGTCAACAACGCGCTCCGGGACTTTGCCGATGTCATCCGCGACCGGGACATCGAGATCAAGGTGGCGGAGCTGCCCACCATCCGCTGCGACCAGGTCCTGATGCAGCGGGTGATGGCCAACCTCATCGCCAATGCCATCAAGTACACCCGGCCGGTCCAGCGGCCGCGGATCGATATCGGCTTTTCGCCGGAAGACGGCGCCATCTTTGTCCGGGACAACGGCATCGGCTTCGACATGCAGTACCACGACAAGATCTTCCACGTCTTCCAGCGGCTGCATCTGCCGGAGGAATACGAGGGCACCGGCGTCGGCCTGGCGGTGGTGAAAAGGATCATCGATCGCCACCACGGCGCCGTCTGGGCCCAGTCGGCGCCGGGGGCCGGCGCCGTATTCTTCGTCCAGGTCCCCCTGGCCGAGACCGAGGCCGAGGCCCTGCCGCTGCCGGCGGCCTGAGCGCCCGGCCGACCAGACCAACACCTGACCGCCTCTGTGCGGTGCGAAGGAGGGACCACCGACATGCCCACGGGCCCCGTGCAAAGCATCCTCCTGGTGGAGGACAATCCCGATGATGTGGAGCTCACCCTCCACGCCCTGAAGCGCAACAACATCGTCAACCCCATCGAGGTGGTGCGGGACGGCCAGGAGGCCCTGGACTATCTCTTCTACGGCGGCCGCTTCGCCCAGGCCCCCCATACGGCGCCGGGCCTGGTCCTCCTGGATCTCAAGCTGCCCAAGGTGGACGGCCTGGAGGTGCTGCGCCGCATCAAGGACGACGATCGCCTCAAGTACGTGCCAGTGGTGGTCCTCACCTCGTCCAAGGAGGAGCGGGACCTGGTGGAGAGCTACAACCTCGGGGTCAACAGCTACATCCGGAAGCCGGTGGATTTCGATCAGTTCGTGGAGACGGTGCGCTACATCGGCTACTACTGGCTGCTCCTGAACGAGCCGCCCAGGAAGCTGTAGCGGAACCGCCCATGGCCGCTGCCGGCAACCCTCCCCTCCCCATCCGCGTCTTCTTCCTGGAGGATAATCCGGACGACGTCGAGCTGGAGCTCTACGAGCTGCGGCGGGCCGGCTTTGCGGTCCAGCACACCGGGGCCCGCAACCGGACCGAATTCCTGTCGGCCCTGCCCAACCTCGCCGCCGACATCGTCATTGCCGACTACTCCCTGCCCGACATCACCGGCATCGAGGCCATCCACGTCCTCAAGGAGCAGAAGATCGCGCTGCCGGTCATGCTGGTGACCGGCATGGGCAACGAGCAGCTGGCGGTGGACTCCCTGCGGGAAGGGGCCATCGACTACATCCTCAAGCGCAACATCGCCGGCCTCGGGGCCCGGGTCGGCCGGGCCCTGGAGATCTGGGCCGATCGCCAGGCCATCCGCCAGGCGGAGCAGGACAAGATCCGCCTGCGGGAGCAGCTGTTCCAGGCCCAGAAGATGGAATCCGTTGGCCGGTTGGCCGGCGGCATTGCGCACGATTTCAACAACATCCTCACCGTGATGCTCTCCTGTGCGGCCATCAGCCGGCGGCTCCTCACCGGCGACTCGCCGGTGGCCCGCAACCTGGAGACCATCGAGGAGATGTGTCGCAAGGCCGCGGCCCTGGTCAAGCAGCTCCTGCTGTTCAGCCGCAAGATCCCGCCGGCGGTCAAGGTCTCGGACCTCAACGAGACCGTGGGCCGGGCGGCGCAGCTCATCCGCCATCTGGTGGAAGAGACGGTGGAGATCCGGGTGCTCCTGGAGGAGGAGCTGCCGCCGGTGCAGCTGGACGAAGGCCAGATGACCCAGGTCCTGGTGAACCTGGCGGTGAACGCCCGGGATGCCATGCAGTCCAAGGGCACCATGACCCTGGCCACCCGGCGCTGCAACGTTGCCCGGCCGGACAGCGCCGGCCGGCGGGGCCAGGAGCCTTGCGACTGCGTCTGTCTCACCGTCTCCGACACCGGGCCGGGCATCCAGCCCGAGGTCCTGCCCCACATCTATGACCCGTTCTTCACCACCAAAGAGGTTGGGCAGGGCACCGGCCTGGGGCTGGCCATCGTCTATTCCATCGTCACCGGCCATGGCGGCTGGATCGACGTGGAAAGCCGACCCAGCCAGGGCGCCATCTTCCGCATCTATCTGCCCGCCCACCACGCCGAGGCGGCGGCGGAGCCCGGGATGGCGCGACCGGTCGCCCTGCGCACGCCGCTGACCCTGGGGGTGCGGCCGGAGACGGTGCTGGTGGCCGAGGACGAGGAGACCTTGCGCTCCTACACCACCGAGCTCCTGGAGGACATGGGCTACGACGTGCTGGCTGCCCGGGACGGCCAGGAGGCCTGGCATCTCCTGGAGACCGCCGGCCGGCCGATCCAGGTGGTGATCTCGGACATGGTCATGCCCAAGAAATCGGGCCTCGAGCTCTGCCGGGACATCAAGGCCCGGGACCCGGATATCCGCTTCATCCTGGTCACCGGCTACAGCCTGGACCCTGCCCAGGCGGTGACCGGCGGCCAGCCGGATGCGGTGCTCATGAAGCCCTATGCCGTGGAGCAGCTGGCCGACCTCATCCGGAAGGTCATGGAGGGCTGACCGGATGTCCGATTGCCCGTGGACCCTCCGATGACCATGCCACTGGCTGCCCGTGCCGGCGCTCCGCCGCAGGCCGGAAGAAGGATCACCATCGGTGCCGGCGAGTGGTGCCTCGACCGGGCGCCGGCGGTGCTGGAAACCTTTCTCGGCTCCTGCGTCGGGGTGGCCCTCTACGACCACGCCGTGCAGATCGGGGGGCTGTTGCACATCGTGCTCCCGGCCGGTCTGGCCAAGCGGGAGGAGGCCAGTCCCACTGTCTACGCCAGCCGGGGCATTCCCTACCTGGTGCAGGCCCTGGTGGACGCCGGCGCCAGCCGCCGCCGGCTGGTGGCCAGTCTGGCGGGAGGGGCCAGTATCCGCACCCCCCGCGGCAAGGGAGCCGATCTCATGATCGGCCAGCGCAATGTGCTGGCGGTGCGCGCCGCTCTGGCCGCCGAAGGCATCCCGGTCCGCAACGAGGACGTGGGCCAGGATTTCGGCCGGCATCTCGCCCTCGATCTCGAAGACGGCCGGGTGTCCGTACGGGGGACGCGGCGGGCCGCCAACGGCGCCCAGCCGCCGCCGGGCCAGGCCCTGGCCATCCCGTCGCCGCGGTTGGCCGAGGTCATCGACCGGCTGCAGCCGATTTCGGAGATCGCCTTCCAGGCCTTGGAGCTGGCCCGGGATCCGGACAGCAGCTTTTTTGCCATCGAGCGGCTGGTGCTCAAGGATCCGGTGCTGGCGGCCACCGTTCTTAAGCTCGCCAACTCGGCCTGGCTCGGTCTGCCGCTGCCGGTGACTTCGGTATCCCAGGCCCTGTCCCTGCTGGGCCTGGCCCGTTTCCGCCGGCTGGTGCTGCAGGCCACGGTGCACGACCTGTTCGCCCGGGAGCTGCGCGCTTACTCCATGGCCTCCGGGGCGCTCTTCCGCCATGCGGTGGCCTGCGCCCAGCTGGCCGACCTGCTCTTGCCCGACCGCCCGGTCAGGGAGCGGGAGGAGGCCTACGTGGCCGGCCTCTTGCACGATCTGGGCAAGGTGGTGCTGGAGCGCTGTGCCTGGGAGGCCTATGCGGTCATCGCCCAGCGGGCGCTGTCCCACCGGGAGTCCTTCCACCAGGCCGAACGGGAGATCCTGGGCCTCGATCACGGCGAGGCCGGCCACCTGCTGGCCGATCTGTGGCGGCTGCCGGCCGGGCTGGGCGAGGCCATCGCCCTGCACCACGAGCCCCTGCGCAGCCGCGCCGGCCGCCCTCTGGTCTGTGCCGTGCACGTGGCTGACGCCCTGTGCCAGATGCTGGGCATCGATCTGGCCCGCGATTCCCTGGCCTATGAGCTGGAGCCCGCAGCCCTGGCCGCGCTCCGCCTTGATGACCCGGCCGTTGAGGCCATCCTGGCCGAGGTGCCCCGGATCCTCTATGAGCATGTTTGAGGATTCCCACGAGCAGGAGCTGCTGGCCAGCGTCATCGATCTGGCCCAGCAATGGTCGGGCTGCAACTTCCTGCGCTACAACCCGAGCACCATGCGGCGCCGGGTGGCCCGCCGCATGATCGATGTCCGCTGCCAGAGCCTGGCCCAGTACCTGGATTACCTGACCGCCCATCCCGGGGAGTACCCGCACCTGGTAGCCTGTCTCACCATCAAGGTCAGCTGCTTTTTCCGGGATCCGGCCATGTTCGCGCTCCTGGAGGCCAAGGTCCTGCCGCAGCTCTTGCGCCGGGCCCAGGCTGCCGGCCGCCGCCACTGGCGCGTCTGGAGTGCCGCCTGCGCCGGCGGTGAAGAGGCCTACAGCCTGGCGATTCTCCTGGCCGGGCAGGAGACGAGCCTGGCGGTCTCCATCCTGGCCACTGATCTCGACCCGGATATCCTGGCAAGCGCGGCCCGGGGGGTGTATCCTGCGGCAGCTCTGGAGCTGGTGGCCGAGCACCGGCGGCAGCAGTTCTTCGTACCGGTCGGAGGGGAGAACAGTGGGGCGTGGCAGGTGGTGCCGCAGCTTCGGGCCATGGTGGATTTCGTCAGCTTCGATCTGACCTCCACGGCCAGGCTGTCGCCGCCCAGCGGCATCTTTGCCGAGTACGACCTCATCCTCTGCCGGAACATGCTCATCTACTGCCAGCCTGATCTGAAGCGGGAGATCATCGCCCGGCTCCATGCCTGCCTGTCGCCGGAGGGCTGTCTGGTGCTCGGCCGGGCGGAAAGCATGCCCGAGCCCCTGGGCAGCCGGTTCGTGCCGTTCGATCAGCGATTCAAGATCTTCATCAAGAAGGAGACGGTGGCTTGAATCCCCTCCAGCGTGGCAACACCCCCCATATCGAGGCCTACGACGAGCAGGGCATCCTCAGCCACGAGGCCAGCCTGCAGCTGTTCCGGCAGGCCTTGAGCGCCATGCGGCTGGTGGACCGGGATTTCACTGTGGTGCTGCAGAACCCGGCCATGGAGCAGCTGACCCGGTATCCCACCGCCCAGGCCGTGGGCAGCAAGTGTTACGAGGTGGCCAGGTCCCGGCAGTTCTGCCATACCGAGCTGTGCCCGAACACCCAGATCCTGGCCGGGCATTCCCGGGTGGAGCAGACCTACGACTGCGAGCTGTGGGATGGCACCGTCTTCCCGGCCTGGGTCCGGGCCACCCCGTGGTACAACCGGGAAGGACGGATCGTCGGCTCTCTGCAGATCCTGCGGGATGACACCGACCTGGCAGCCTTCACCCAGGCCCTGGAGAACAAGAACCGGGAGCTGGCCGCGCATCTCAACCGCATCCAGGGCTACAACGAGATCATCCTGGCCTTGAGCCGCCAGACCAGGGTGGAGGAGCTGGCCGACGCCACCCTGGCCCTTATGCCCCAGTTCACCCCAGCGGTCATGGGGGTGGTCTATCTGTACCACGATCGCGATGATCGTCTGATCCCGGTGGCTACCCGGGCGGTTTCCGGGCTGGCCCCCTCCTTTCTCCTGGGGGAGGGCCTGCCTGGGGAGGTGGCCCTGCGGGAGCAGCCCGTGTTCATGACCAACATCCCCTCCTCCTACTTCCAGATCCACTCCGGCACCGGTGTTGGGCCGCCCACCAGCATCGCCTGCCTGCCCATCCAGACCGGGGATCGCTTTGTCGGCGTCCTCGAGTTGGCTGGGCTTCGTCCCTTTGCCGAGCACCAGGGCTTTCTGGAGGACGTCACCCGGCAGTTGGGCATTGCCATGCACAATGCCCTCATGCGGCGCAAAACCGAGGATCAGGCCGTCGAGCTGGCGGCCCAGAACGAGCGGCTGGAAAGCCAGAACGAGGAGCTGCGGGCGCAGAGCGAGGAGCTCATCGCCCAGAGTGAGGAGATCCAGTCCCAGGCCGAGGAGCTGACCGCCCAACGGGACGCCCTGGAGAAGAAGACCCTGGAGGCGGACGAGGCGAACCGGATGAAGTCCGTCTTCCTGTCCAATATGTCCCACGAGCTGCGCACCCCGTTGAACGCCATCCTCGGCCTCACCCGCCTGATGATGGACGGGATGGCGGGCGCGGTTGGCAGCCAGCAGGCCCAGTATCTGGAGATCATCCTCAGAAACGGCAACAGCCTGCTCGAGCTGATCAACGATATCCTGGATCTGTCCCGGATCGAGACCGGCCGGGAGGAGGTGCGCTTCGCCCCCGTCAATCTGCCGGAATTCCTCGAGGCCATGGCCGGCAACATCCGGGCCCTGGCCGAGCGCCAAGGACTGGCCTTCGTCCTCAGGGTCGGGGCCGACGTCACCTCCATGGTCAGCGACGAGCGGAAGCTGGGGCAGATCCTCACCAACCTCATGGGCAATGCCATCAAGTTCACCGAGCAGGGGACGGTCACCCTGGAGGTGCGGCTGGCGGACCGGGAGGGCTGCGCCGAGATCCAGTTCGTGGTGGAGGACACCGGCATCGGTATCGCGCCGGAGCATCTGGCCATCATCTTCGAGCCCTTCCGGCAGATCGACGGCTCGGCGTCCCGGAAATACAGCGGCTCCGGG of Thermodesulfobacteriota bacterium contains these proteins:
- a CDS encoding ATP-binding protein, which gives rise to LAQGLARGGPPGRTVEEPGARPLLVHTRLIGNQPECYRCHGAEERILGGLVVKMGTERTRAAIAGLRHRIFLIGLLGIGAIIGLTFAILSQVVTGPLGLLARRMRQFPARLDGTEAEAPVDPNRTDEIGHLLAAFAEMTREIQAKEEAVHEANRELAAANRELEAFAYSVSHDLRAPLRNIDGFAKILLDEYAAVLDDRGRHYLDRVRYGTDRMAMLIDDMLTFSRAGRVELHLRPAPANIVVNNALRDFADVIRDRDIEIKVAELPTIRCDQVLMQRVMANLIANAIKYTRPVQRPRIDIGFSPEDGAIFVRDNGIGFDMQYHDKIFHVFQRLHLPEEYEGTGVGLAVVKRIIDRHHGAVWAQSAPGAGAVFFVQVPLAETEAEALPLPAA
- a CDS encoding response regulator produces the protein MPTGPVQSILLVEDNPDDVELTLHALKRNNIVNPIEVVRDGQEALDYLFYGGRFAQAPHTAPGLVLLDLKLPKVDGLEVLRRIKDDDRLKYVPVVVLTSSKEERDLVESYNLGVNSYIRKPVDFDQFVETVRYIGYYWLLLNEPPRKL
- a CDS encoding response regulator, producing the protein MAAAGNPPLPIRVFFLEDNPDDVELELYELRRAGFAVQHTGARNRTEFLSALPNLAADIVIADYSLPDITGIEAIHVLKEQKIALPVMLVTGMGNEQLAVDSLREGAIDYILKRNIAGLGARVGRALEIWADRQAIRQAEQDKIRLREQLFQAQKMESVGRLAGGIAHDFNNILTVMLSCAAISRRLLTGDSPVARNLETIEEMCRKAAALVKQLLLFSRKIPPAVKVSDLNETVGRAAQLIRHLVEETVEIRVLLEEELPPVQLDEGQMTQVLVNLAVNARDAMQSKGTMTLATRRCNVARPDSAGRRGQEPCDCVCLTVSDTGPGIQPEVLPHIYDPFFTTKEVGQGTGLGLAIVYSIVTGHGGWIDVESRPSQGAIFRIYLPAHHAEAAAEPGMARPVALRTPLTLGVRPETVLVAEDEETLRSYTTELLEDMGYDVLAARDGQEAWHLLETAGRPIQVVISDMVMPKKSGLELCRDIKARDPDIRFILVTGYSLDPAQAVTGGQPDAVLMKPYAVEQLADLIRKVMEG
- a CDS encoding HDOD domain-containing protein, coding for MTMPLAARAGAPPQAGRRITIGAGEWCLDRAPAVLETFLGSCVGVALYDHAVQIGGLLHIVLPAGLAKREEASPTVYASRGIPYLVQALVDAGASRRRLVASLAGGASIRTPRGKGADLMIGQRNVLAVRAALAAEGIPVRNEDVGQDFGRHLALDLEDGRVSVRGTRRAANGAQPPPGQALAIPSPRLAEVIDRLQPISEIAFQALELARDPDSSFFAIERLVLKDPVLAATVLKLANSAWLGLPLPVTSVSQALSLLGLARFRRLVLQATVHDLFARELRAYSMASGALFRHAVACAQLADLLLPDRPVREREEAYVAGLLHDLGKVVLERCAWEAYAVIAQRALSHRESFHQAEREILGLDHGEAGHLLADLWRLPAGLGEAIALHHEPLRSRAGRPLVCAVHVADALCQMLGIDLARDSLAYELEPAALAALRLDDPAVEAILAEVPRILYEHV
- a CDS encoding protein-glutamate O-methyltransferase CheR, which gives rise to MSMFEDSHEQELLASVIDLAQQWSGCNFLRYNPSTMRRRVARRMIDVRCQSLAQYLDYLTAHPGEYPHLVACLTIKVSCFFRDPAMFALLEAKVLPQLLRRAQAAGRRHWRVWSAACAGGEEAYSLAILLAGQETSLAVSILATDLDPDILASAARGVYPAAALELVAEHRRQQFFVPVGGENSGAWQVVPQLRAMVDFVSFDLTSTARLSPPSGIFAEYDLILCRNMLIYCQPDLKREIIARLHACLSPEGCLVLGRAESMPEPLGSRFVPFDQRFKIFIKKETVA
- a CDS encoding response regulator, whose protein sequence is MNPLQRGNTPHIEAYDEQGILSHEASLQLFRQALSAMRLVDRDFTVVLQNPAMEQLTRYPTAQAVGSKCYEVARSRQFCHTELCPNTQILAGHSRVEQTYDCELWDGTVFPAWVRATPWYNREGRIVGSLQILRDDTDLAAFTQALENKNRELAAHLNRIQGYNEIILALSRQTRVEELADATLALMPQFTPAVMGVVYLYHDRDDRLIPVATRAVSGLAPSFLLGEGLPGEVALREQPVFMTNIPSSYFQIHSGTGVGPPTSIACLPIQTGDRFVGVLELAGLRPFAEHQGFLEDVTRQLGIAMHNALMRRKTEDQAVELAAQNERLESQNEELRAQSEELIAQSEEIQSQAEELTAQRDALEKKTLEADEANRMKSVFLSNMSHELRTPLNAILGLTRLMMDGMAGAVGSQQAQYLEIILRNGNSLLELINDILDLSRIETGREEVRFAPVNLPEFLEAMAGNIRALAERQGLAFVLRVGADVTSMVSDERKLGQILTNLMGNAIKFTEQGTVTLEVRLADREGCAEIQFVVEDTGIGIAPEHLAIIFEPFRQIDGSASRKYSGSGLGLSICKRLTTLLGGELAVQSTLGQGSRFTLALPRDRRGKNRLSDPEWQARLRSMLHPDSRLVYPQVTFPAPAPGESAGVAESAGEPSLGHILLVDDDMIAIRELGAQLREASYRVSFALDGSTGLRLLEQHHPDLVLLDLVMPVMDGHAFLREVRQLPAVARTPVVILSALDLDPEAVRHLPDNVRGVLAKGSIRREDLLDKVRLALSQPAPASSPRPRPPGEGRPRPHGRQILIAEDNPDNLFLLEEILRANGYEIRRAANGQEAVAMAVRQAPDLVLMDIQMPDMDGLEAVQAFRNHPALADIPIIALTARAMKGDREEFLASGCDDYLAKPVATDILLAAIHRWLGPQRPDGAEPPVG